In a single window of the Porites lutea chromosome 14, jaPorLute2.1, whole genome shotgun sequence genome:
- the LOC140923991 gene encoding uncharacterized protein codes for MDYYSSLIDDAGSDSKALFRNINRLLHRKPDKLYPSCTLVSDLANNFANFFTEKIATIKEQLVSRVTFSPTVTLFDTPKLDCELTTLSLTTVKELSEIIGKTASKSCCLDPLPSRLLVPHLNDVLPVICKMVNLSLETGSLPPSLKEAVLTPLLKKPSLDHETLANFRPISNLKMVSKIIEKVVAVRLNRYLEENNLNEPLQSAYKQYHSCETALVRVQNDILLSIDNQQCVVLLLLDLSAAFDSVDHGILLQRLSTNFGIKSACP; via the coding sequence atgGACTACTATTCTTCGTTAATTGATGATGCTGGGTCAGATTCAAAAGCACTTTTTCGTAATATCAATCGCCTTCTTCACAGAAAACCTGATAAACTCTATCCGTCATGTACGTTGGTTAGCGATCTCGCTAATAACTTTGCAAACTTTTTCACAGAGAAGATTGCTACCATAAAAGAGCAACTTGTAAGTCGAGTAACTTTTTCTCCGACTGTAACACTATTTGATACACCTAAACTTGATTGTGAATTGACTACACTCTCACTAACTACCGTTAAAGAACTGTCAGAGATCATTGGCAAGACTGCATCCAAATCATGTTGTCTTGATCCCTTGCCTTCTAGATTGCTTGTTCCTCATCTCAACGATGTTCTGCCTGTTATTTGCAAAATGGTCAACTTGTCGCTGGAAACAGGTTCTCTGCCACCTAGTCTAAAGGAAGCAGTTTTGACACCGCTATTGAAAAAGCCGTCCTTAGACCATGAGACCCTCGCAAACTTTAGACCAATATCCAATCTTAAAATGGTCTCGAAGATTATTGAAAAAGTGGTCGCTGTACGTTTAAACCGCTACCTTGAAGAAAATAATCTCAACGAACCTCTCCAGTCTGCATATAAACAGTATCACAGCTGCGAGACCGCCCTTGTTCGCGTTCAAAATGACATTCTTCTCTCCATAGATAATCAACAATGTGTTGTTCTTCTGCTACTTGACCTGTCCGCAGCATTTGACTCAGTTGATCATGGGATTTTGCTTCAACGATTGTCAACTAACTTTGGTATTAAGAGCGCCTGTCcgtaa
- the LOC140924845 gene encoding uncharacterized protein yields MSFHFYADDTQLYTTFTYNNEFECNNTMTRLHDCLADIDTWMTLNRLKLNKEKTELLVLHSRHRPPPTFASLKIGSEVILPSDSARNVGVIFDNTMTMVPHINSTCKSAFYHLRNIARIRKFISLKTTETLVHAFVNSKLDYCNSLAYGLPKYLLQKLQYVQNAAARLITGIRKHDHITPILMDLHWLPVNERIQFKILLLTFKSLNGLAPVYIDEMIQRYVPNRKLRSSSAFLLKQNKWNLKSYGFRTFTVAAPFLWNSLPLEVKSSPSLNIFKSKLKTHLFKCAFNLN; encoded by the coding sequence ATGtcatttcacttttatgctgatgacacccaaCTATATACAACCTTCACTTACAACAATGAATTTGAGTGCAACAATACAATGACACGACTTCACGACTGCTTAGCTGACATTGATACATGGATGACCTTAAACAGACTTAagctcaataaagaaaaaacggaaCTTCTGGTTCTTCACTCCCGACACCGTCCTCCACCTACTTTTGCATCCCTCAAAATAGGATCTGAAGTGATTCTTCCATCAGATTCTGCACGAAATGTCGGCGTCATTTTTGACAATACTATGACTATGGTGCCTCACATCAACTCTACCTGCAAGAGTGCTTTTTATCATTTAAGGAACATTGCACGaattaggaaatttatttctctgAAGACTACTGAAACTCTAGTTCATGCTTTTGTTAATTCAAAGCTGGACTATTGCAACTCCCTAGCGTATGGCTTGCCtaaatatctcctacaaaaGCTTCAGTATGTTCAAAACGCCGCTGCGCGCCTTATTACTGGTATACGGAAACACGACCACATAACCCCTATCCTGATGGATCTGCACTGGCTCCCTGTTAATGAACGCATTCAATTCAAGATTCTTCTTTTGACATTTAAATCTCTAAACGGCCTTGCCCCTGtctacattgatgaaatgatccAACGTTATGTACCAAATAGAAAGCTTCGTTCGTCTtctgcatttcttttaaaacaaaacaaatggaaccttaagtcttatggttttagaacttTTACAGTAGCTGCTCCCTTTTTATGGAACTCCTTACCTTTAGAAGTCAAGTCTTCGCccagtttaaatatttttaaatctaaactgaaaacacacctttttaaatgcgcttttaatctaaattag
- the LOC140924955 gene encoding tetratricopeptide repeat protein 28-like → MNKNALSSCLYVSCFDDNMYFWILKPNKMIVFRQTRLKESADKVFGNQAFGGSLDLRQDQCEDRSLFSCVTSPLSCKQPQSDSFESLRLFEEEEDENHDSKPLTLADGYNMIVSPVADLLQESEIIIIPDNLLYPIPFAALKDGNGKHLSDTFRIRIVPSLTTLKLIQLSPAYYHSKTGALIVGEPDVSDVYYRGKILQLNPLPWARKEAEMIGRLLGVQPLLGKDATKQAVLESMHSVSLIHFAAHGYAERGEIALSPISSCGTPHEEDYLLTMAEISQVRLTAKLVVLSCCHSASGQIRAEGVVGIARAFLASGARAVLAALWAVEDEATMWFMNCFYEHLVRGESAVESLHQAMESMRETGFSDIMQWAPFMLIGDNVTLKGAFDKSSLKDGEGGTETKNL, encoded by the exons ATGAACAAAAATGCACTTAGTTCTTGTCTTTATGTTTCCTGCTTCGATGATAATATGTACTTTTGGATCCTCAAGCCAAACAAAATGATAGTTTTTCGACAAACGAGACTCAAAGAAAGTGCAGAtaaagtgtttggaaatcaggcATTTGGTGGCTCTCTTGATTTGCGTCAAGATCAATGCGAAGATCGATCATTATTTTCATGTGTAACTTCCCCGCTATCATGTAAACAACCTCAGAGTGACAGCTTCGAATCTTTGCGTCTTTTcgaagaagaggaagacgaaAATCACGACTCTAAACCTTTAACCCTTGCTGATGGTTACAACATGATAGTCTCTCCTGTAGCTGACTTACTCCAAGAATCAGAAATCATTATTATACCGGATAACTTGTTGTATCCTATTCCTTTTGCTGCTTTAAAGGATGGTAATGGAAAACATTTATCGGATACTTTCAGGATTCGCATTGTCCCTTCCTTGACGACTCTTAAGTTGATTCAGCTCAGTCCAGCATACTACCATAGTAAAACCGGTGCACTGATCGTAGGGGAGCCAGACGTTAGTGATGTATACTACCGAGGAAAAATTCTACAGTTAAACCCACTGCCTTGGGCGAGAAAGGAAGCAGAGATGATTGGGCGACTGCTCGGTGTTCAACCATTGCTTGGAAAGGATGCAACTAAGCAGGCAGTCCTGGAAAGCATGCATTCAGTAAGTCTCATTCACTTCGCTGCTCATGGTTATGCCGAACGTGGAGAAATAGCTCTTTCCCCTATAAGCTCCTGCGGAACTCCACACGAAGAAGACTACTTATTAACGATGGCTGAAATTTCACAAGTTCGACTAACAGCCAAACTGGTTGTCCTTAGCTGCTGTCATAGTGCAAGTGGTCAGATTAGAGCTGAGGGAGTTGTTGGAATCGCTCGAGCATTTCTAGCATCGGGCGCACGCGCCGTGCTGGCAGCGCTGTGGGCTGTAGAGGACGAAGCTACCATGTGGTTTATGAATTGTTTTTACGAGCACcttgttcgtggtgaaagtgcCGTTGAATCTCTTCATCAGGCCATGGAGTCGATGAGAGAGACTGGCTTTTCTGACATCATGCAGTGGGCACCCTTTATGCTGATCGGAGATAATGTGACATTGAAAG GTGCATTTGATAAGAGCAGTTTGAAAGATGGCGAAGGTGGAACGGAAACAAAGAACTTGTAA